Within Spartobacteria bacterium, the genomic segment TTTCTGGAAGGCATTGTAGACACAGGATAAAGGTTCGTTGAGGGCCGCTTCCTCCGTGCTCAACCGGTCATCCAGTTCAATCACATTGCCCTGACGAACCGCCGCTTCAGGAATACGAACATATTCCGCAAAGGCTCCATCGATGTTGATGCCCGGTGCCATAAATTCGCGCTGGCACAGATGTCCTTTACCTGACGAACAAAAATCACATACGCCGCACCCCATGTTGGGAGCAACAGCAACCCGCATGCCCGGTTTATAGTGTTTGACTGCGGCACCGACGGATTCAATGACGCCGGCAAATTCGTGACCGAGAATCCGTGGATTATCTTCAGCGATATCTTTATAGCCATTGTTCACCATCCGCACATCGGTTCCGCAAACCGCCGCACTTTCAACTTTCAGCAACAATTCATTTTCATTAATTTCCGGCACAGGGACCTGTTCGATACGTATATCCTTCACGCCGTACATTCTCGCCGCCATCATCGTTTTTTTTGTCATGATCTGACCTTTCTTATCGATTTGTTTCAGTTAATTTCAATGATTTGTTTTTCGCGAATAGAAGACATTCCGGCTTCAACAATTTTAACCGCCATCAGTCCGTCATGCCCCGTAACGCGCGGTGCTTTGTCTTCAATGATACAATCAACAAAATGCTGATCTTCTGATGTATACGCATCTTTAAAGAGGGTCATCCAGCTCTGCATCACACGGCGTTTCTTGCCACCTTTCAGGCTGCAGGTAACGGTTTGATCGGCATCGGTTCCCCCGATGAAAATACAGCCTTCCGTGCCCAGCACTTCTGCCCGGGCGTCATAGCCGTATCGCACCGAAGTGGCGCCATCCATCAGACCCTGTACTCCATTGGCAAATTCAATGGCCATAATCACGTTATCGTAATAATCCGGGTACTGTTCTCTCACCTCGGGAGCTCGATAATTGCCGGCGATGCAGTAGACCGATTTGAATTCGCTGCCGGCCAGCCAGCGCATGGTGTCAATATCATGACTGTTGACTTCGGCCAGAGGACCGTTGCTTTTAGAAATATCATACATCCAGGGTTTGGGAATACTGGGCCCGCGTGTCAGTGATTTCACCAACACAACCTCACCGATTTCGCCGGAATCAACCACGGATTTCGCTTCCATAAACCCTTCATCGAAGCGGCGCATGAATGCAATCTGCAACTTTACACCGGCTTTTTCGGCGGCATCAATCATCTGCTGGCATTCATCCGCGTCCATCGCCATGGGCTTTTCACACAGAATGTGTTTTCCATTTGCAGCCGCTTCGAGTGCAATTTCCTTATGATACTTCGTCGGTGAAGAAATGATGACAGCATCAATGGAGTCATTCTTCATCATTTCTTTGTAATCGGTATAAATGGTGCTGATTTCCAAGGTTTCAGCGGCTTTTTTACCGGCCTCTTCCACGGGGTCGCATACGGCGACCATTTCTGCGTTGATAACCCGCTGTTTGAAATTATTCGCGTGAATCATGCCGGCACGGCCGGAGCCGACCAATCCAAGTCTTACTGTTTTTGCGTTCATACCTTACCAGTCCTTTTCTGTTGAAATGAGTTACGAAATGCCGGCACAGACCTCACCGCACCGGCGTACATCTGCTTTAACCGCGCATTTCCAGGGCGATGCGCTCACAATGAGCCATGCGTTCGCCGGTGATGTCGCAGTTGAATACTTCTGCGATAACCTGCGTCCAGCCATGGATGAAATAAATCCAGCCATCTTCGACCTGCAGCTTTCTGCTGTCTTTCTGGCTGTTGGCCTGATCCAGATAAATCAGATCGCCACGATAGTTGAGTTCCCAGACAATGCTGTTTTCAGGAAAGATACCCGCATTGGTAATGGGAGAGCCGGGACGGTCTTTACCAAGACCTGTGGCATTCACGATAAATGAATAGGGCTTCAATTCGCTCATAAAGCGATCATTATCTTCCGGTTTGGGACCTAGTTTGTATTCCAGTAGGATGTTATCGTTGATGCCATCGAGTTTCTTCTTTGCATCATCCAGACGGGGCTGACTGCGGTTCGCGATAACAATGCGGGAAGGAATATCATCGCCAAACTTCGCCTGTGCCAGATGACTGGTAATGGCCAGTGCACTGCCGCCCGCACCCATAATCAGCACGTCACCGCCGTGCTCTTTCCAGAACCCTTTGGGAATAAACGATTCCATCGTCAATCCACTGGAAATGGGATCCTTGGCATGCCCACGCAGTGTGCCGTCACGTTTGGAAATACTGGACAATTCACGGAAACGCACGGCATGGGGATCGAGATAATCAAACATATCTTCCGCTGCTTCAAATAGATCCAGTTTGTGCGTCGTTACCAGTGCTCCCAGTGACAGTTCATCGTTCTTGATAAAATCAACGACGGCGCGATATTCTTCGGGATCGGCATGAATTTCAATATCGATTCCTTTGATCACCGCATCATGGAGTCCCAGTGCTTCTTTCGCCCAGCGCGGAAACACATTCATGATCGATGATTTAGTTGTGGTAACACCAATAAAATAGAAGGTGGGCCGCGTAGCTTTACCCGGTAATACAGTTTTCATTGTTCATTCTCCTGAATAGCTTGTTGTTTTATTTTTTTGCGATTTTATCGATAATGCCTGAAACGGATTCGTTATAAACAGCTGATCAATCACGTCTTGAG encodes:
- a CDS encoding oxidoreductase, translating into MNAKTVRLGLVGSGRAGMIHANNFKQRVINAEMVAVCDPVEEAGKKAAETLEISTIYTDYKEMMKNDSIDAVIISSPTKYHKEIALEAAANGKHILCEKPMAMDADECQQMIDAAEKAGVKLQIAFMRRFDEGFMEAKSVVDSGEIGEVVLVKSLTRGPSIPKPWMYDISKSNGPLAEVNSHDIDTMRWLAGSEFKSVYCIAGNYRAPEVREQYPDYYDNVIMAIEFANGVQGLMDGATSVRYGYDARAEVLGTEGCIFIGGTDADQTVTCSLKGGKKRRVMQSWMTLFKDAYTSEDQHFVDCIIEDKAPRVTGHDGLMAVKIVEAGMSSIREKQIIEIN
- a CDS encoding shikimate dehydrogenase produces the protein MKTVLPGKATRPTFYFIGVTTTKSSIMNVFPRWAKEALGLHDAVIKGIDIEIHADPEEYRAVVDFIKNDELSLGALVTTHKLDLFEAAEDMFDYLDPHAVRFRELSSISKRDGTLRGHAKDPISSGLTMESFIPKGFWKEHGGDVLIMGAGGSALAITSHLAQAKFGDDIPSRIVIANRSQPRLDDAKKKLDGINDNILLEYKLGPKPEDNDRFMSELKPYSFIVNATGLGKDRPGSPITNAGIFPENSIVWELNYRGDLIYLDQANSQKDSRKLQVEDGWIYFIHGWTQVIAEVFNCDITGERMAHCERIALEMRG